From one Paenibacillus sp. FSL K6-1330 genomic stretch:
- a CDS encoding GNAT family N-acetyltransferase, which translates to MKFIIRKMREPDDFAAVASLLNTVWPEPVTAELLKEEEDQIPPGKLDYNEKGELTGWDRPKWVAEDESGQVVAYAIAWRAPWTEPGELFLTLVVHPESRGNGVGKAMYDTLHQWAAEVRASRLTVILRDADALSAAFAERRGYIQERHIFESVLDLASFDNDNLFVSVEEAERSGIQFITLADEPGEDGERKLYELYKVTQPDIPGFSGDVPWFEEWKKWSIGHSRVRPEWIHIAKDGDRYIGVVTLQQNEQTQAMYHEYTGVLPEYRGRRIALALKLLGIQTARACGVPYLRTHNDSMNVPMLRINRDLIGFRAEPGNYQMVLKL; encoded by the coding sequence ATGAAATTTATAATTCGAAAGATGAGAGAGCCGGACGATTTTGCTGCGGTGGCGTCGCTGCTCAATACGGTTTGGCCTGAACCGGTAACGGCGGAACTTTTGAAGGAAGAGGAGGACCAAATCCCTCCGGGTAAGCTGGATTACAATGAGAAGGGCGAGCTGACAGGATGGGATCGTCCCAAATGGGTAGCGGAAGATGAGTCGGGGCAAGTTGTTGCTTACGCTATCGCTTGGAGAGCACCTTGGACGGAGCCGGGTGAATTATTCCTCACCCTTGTTGTACACCCGGAAAGCCGTGGAAACGGGGTAGGCAAGGCGATGTACGATACGCTTCACCAATGGGCGGCAGAGGTTAGAGCTTCTCGTCTGACCGTTATTTTGAGAGATGCAGACGCTTTGTCGGCAGCTTTTGCCGAACGTCGCGGTTACATACAGGAGCGCCATATTTTCGAATCTGTTCTGGACCTGGCATCGTTTGACAACGACAACCTGTTTGTTTCGGTCGAAGAGGCAGAGCGATCCGGAATTCAGTTCATTACATTAGCCGATGAGCCGGGAGAAGACGGGGAAAGAAAGCTCTATGAGCTTTACAAGGTCACACAGCCGGATATTCCGGGTTTTTCCGGCGATGTCCCTTGGTTTGAAGAATGGAAGAAATGGAGCATTGGACACAGCAGAGTGCGCCCGGAATGGATCCATATCGCCAAGGACGGCGACCGCTACATCGGTGTCGTCACATTGCAGCAGAACGAGCAGACGCAGGCGATGTATCATGAATATACCGGCGTTCTGCCGGAGTACCGGGGCCGCCGCATCGCGCTTGCCTTAAAGCTGCTCGGCATTCAAACAGCACGTGCATGCGGAGTCCCTTATTTGAGAACGCATAATGATTCCATGAACGTCCCGATGCTTCGAATTAACCGTGATCTTATCGGTTTCCGGGCGGAGCCGGGGAATTATCAGATGGTGCTTAAGCTGTAA
- the scfB gene encoding thioether cross-link-forming SCIFF peptide maturase: MIHQYQLNGYNIVIDTYSGSVHVVDDLAYEVIALYEHETPEQILSLMMEKQYSEESIQETISAVEELIKNEQLFTEDAYEDLSIHLKARKTYVKALCLNVAHTCNLSCEYCFASQGKYNGDRAIMSVEVGQRAIDYLLENSGHHRNLDIDFFGGEPLMAWKVVKEIVKYARSKEKEWKKKFRFTFTTNGMLLNDEVTEFLNQEMYNVVLSLDGRKEVHDRLRTTVTGKGSYDSIVPKFKEFVQKRGDQEYYVRGTYTRNNVDFTKDIFHIADLGFDKISMEPVICDPREPYALTEKDLPEIYNQYEILAKEMIERTEQGKGFTFYHYMLDLSEGPCIQKRITGCGSGTEYLAVTPWGELFPCHQFVGDEEYSMGNIWDGIKRPELQCQFKESNCYTKPECKDCWAKLYCSGGCPANALHATGSINGIYEFSCDVFRKRIECSMMAKVAESIRAMEESEV; the protein is encoded by the coding sequence ATGATTCACCAATATCAACTGAACGGATACAACATCGTAATCGACACCTATAGTGGCTCTGTCCATGTTGTTGATGACCTGGCATATGAAGTTATTGCGCTTTATGAACATGAAACACCCGAACAAATCCTGTCGCTCATGATGGAAAAACAATATTCAGAAGAAAGCATTCAGGAGACGATCTCAGCGGTCGAGGAACTAATTAAGAATGAGCAGCTTTTTACTGAGGATGCTTATGAGGATCTATCTATTCATTTAAAAGCACGTAAAACGTATGTAAAGGCGCTCTGTCTCAATGTCGCACATACTTGCAATCTGTCGTGCGAATATTGCTTCGCCAGCCAAGGGAAATACAATGGTGATCGGGCAATTATGAGCGTAGAGGTTGGGCAAAGAGCTATCGATTATCTGCTCGAAAATTCTGGCCATCACCGAAACCTTGATATCGACTTCTTCGGCGGGGAACCGCTTATGGCTTGGAAAGTCGTCAAAGAGATTGTAAAGTACGCACGAAGCAAAGAGAAGGAATGGAAGAAAAAATTCCGCTTCACCTTCACCACGAACGGCATGCTGCTCAACGATGAAGTTACCGAGTTTTTAAATCAGGAAATGTACAATGTCGTCTTGAGCTTGGATGGAAGAAAAGAGGTACATGATCGGCTGCGCACAACCGTTACCGGTAAGGGCAGCTATGATTCTATCGTGCCGAAGTTCAAGGAATTCGTCCAAAAGCGCGGAGATCAAGAATATTATGTACGGGGAACGTATACGCGGAACAATGTCGACTTCACCAAAGACATCTTCCATATCGCAGATCTTGGTTTTGACAAAATCTCGATGGAGCCGGTCATCTGTGATCCGCGGGAACCTTATGCGCTTACCGAGAAAGATCTCCCGGAGATATATAATCAGTACGAAATTCTCGCCAAGGAAATGATTGAGCGCACTGAACAAGGCAAAGGGTTTACCTTCTATCATTACATGCTCGATCTCTCAGAGGGACCGTGCATTCAGAAGCGGATCACGGGCTGTGGATCAGGCACAGAGTATCTCGCGGTCACGCCATGGGGCGAATTGTTCCCTTGCCACCAGTTTGTCGGGGATGAAGAATACAGCATGGGCAACATCTGGGATGGCATCAAGCGGCCTGAACTGCAATGCCAATTCAAAGAAAGCAACTGCTACACGAAGCCGGAGTGTAAAGATTGCTGGGCTAAACTCTACTGCAGCGGCGGCTGCCCTGCCAATGCTTTGCATGCGACGGGTTCCATTAACGGAATCTACGAGTTTAGTTGCGACGTGTTCCGCAAACGAATCGAATGCTCGATGATGGCCAAGGTCGCCGAATCAATCCGAGCGATGGAAGAGAGTGAAGTGTAG
- the scfA gene encoding six-cysteine ranthipeptide SCIFF — MKRIVTLSTRKLMDTAKHGGCGACQTSCQSACKTSCGVANQRCENAMNK; from the coding sequence ATGAAAAGAATCGTAACACTAAGCACACGCAAACTGATGGACACTGCAAAACACGGCGGATGCGGCGCATGCCAGACATCTTGCCAATCTGCTTGCAAGACTTCCTGCGGCGTAGCTAATCAGCGTTGTGAGAACGCAATGAACAAATAA
- a CDS encoding MBL fold metallo-hydrolase yields the protein MEIKKIRNRNILFTYRQPAGWDLNVQLILGNRYNYIIDTGLGSLSMEPVKEYIKHDSKPIIVINTHYHWDHIWGNSSFRNCTILSHTSCRDMIDVHWEEMMQKYGHLVDGEAEKLLPDLTFEQEIYFPDDQIRIMYTPGHTADSISIMDELEKVIHVGDNIGDSMEELVPSLYGEKDDYIKTLLKYKEMDMELCVSGHNTVAEKQVFDKILDLL from the coding sequence ATGGAAATAAAAAAAATCAGGAATCGAAACATTCTGTTTACGTATCGGCAGCCTGCTGGTTGGGATTTAAATGTTCAGCTTATTCTCGGCAATCGGTACAACTACATCATCGATACAGGCTTGGGCTCTTTGAGCATGGAGCCTGTCAAAGAATACATAAAGCATGATTCCAAGCCCATCATCGTCATCAATACCCATTACCATTGGGATCACATCTGGGGAAACAGCTCGTTTCGAAACTGCACGATTTTATCTCACACGAGCTGCAGGGACATGATCGATGTACATTGGGAAGAGATGATGCAGAAATACGGGCATCTTGTTGACGGTGAAGCCGAAAAACTTCTACCCGATCTAACTTTCGAACAAGAGATCTATTTTCCCGATGACCAAATAAGAATCATGTATACACCCGGTCATACCGCGGACTCCATCAGCATTATGGATGAATTGGAAAAGGTCATTCATGTAGGCGATAATATCGGTGACTCGATGGAGGAGCTGGTTCCAAGCCTCTATGGTGAAAAAGATGACTATATCAAGACTCTTTTAAAGTATAAAGAAATGGATATGGAACTTTGCGTGTCAGGACATAATACGGTTGCGGAAAAGCAAGTCTTTGACAAAATCCTGGACCTCTTATAA
- a CDS encoding MFS transporter, with protein sequence MDYRKKTVVASVAGLTLEGMDIMFVSFAMTMIISEFNIDFATGGLISSITNIGMLLGGIIFGILADKFGRVKVFANTVLLFAIGTALTGLAANIEQVYIFRFIAGLGAGGEYGIGMALVAEAWPKNKQGRASSYVSVGAQYGVILAALLSAVILPFLGWRALFFVGVVPVIFAVIVRKKLEESPEWLAAQKNKETNKQHEKGKLAQLFETPRTSLTTISLIIMATVQIAGYNGLMIWLPSMLQKSQGLSVSSSALWTISTAVGMIIGMLAFGLFMDRFGAKRAFGIFLLASACAVFLYSYAAGSVAILIGGAIVGFFSNGMFAGYGALISSFYPVQIRSTATNTIFNFGRAIGGFSPIFVGYILQSYDMTVVMIYLAALYCISLIVMLTLKKEPSEVLQPVEVKIN encoded by the coding sequence ATGGATTATCGTAAGAAGACAGTAGTAGCTTCAGTAGCTGGTTTAACGTTGGAAGGAATGGACATTATGTTTGTTTCCTTTGCGATGACAATGATTATTTCAGAATTTAACATTGACTTCGCAACGGGTGGACTGATTTCTTCCATAACGAATATCGGCATGCTGCTAGGCGGTATTATTTTTGGGATTTTAGCTGATAAGTTTGGACGGGTAAAGGTGTTTGCGAATACCGTCTTGTTGTTTGCAATTGGAACAGCTTTAACGGGATTAGCAGCGAATATTGAACAAGTATATATTTTCAGATTTATCGCAGGTCTTGGCGCAGGGGGCGAATATGGAATTGGTATGGCTCTCGTTGCTGAGGCTTGGCCGAAAAACAAACAAGGAAGAGCTTCCTCGTATGTGAGTGTAGGTGCACAGTACGGAGTTATTTTAGCAGCGTTGCTAAGTGCTGTCATTCTTCCGTTCTTGGGATGGAGAGCTTTATTCTTTGTTGGAGTGGTACCTGTCATTTTCGCCGTTATTGTGCGAAAGAAACTTGAAGAATCTCCAGAGTGGCTGGCTGCCCAAAAAAATAAAGAAACCAACAAACAACATGAAAAAGGCAAGCTGGCTCAACTATTTGAAACGCCTAGAACATCGCTGACAACAATTTCATTGATTATTATGGCAACGGTGCAAATTGCCGGCTACAATGGTTTGATGATTTGGCTGCCATCCATGCTGCAGAAATCTCAAGGTTTATCCGTTTCAAGTTCTGCTCTTTGGACCATTAGTACAGCGGTTGGCATGATTATTGGGATGCTTGCGTTCGGCCTGTTTATGGACCGATTTGGTGCAAAGCGTGCTTTTGGCATCTTCTTGCTTGCCTCTGCATGTGCTGTGTTTTTATACTCCTATGCTGCTGGAAGTGTTGCCATTTTAATCGGTGGCGCGATTGTCGGTTTCTTCTCGAATGGCATGTTTGCTGGGTATGGAGCTTTAATTAGCAGCTTCTATCCTGTGCAAATTCGAAGTACGGCGACAAATACGATTTTTAACTTCGGTAGAGCCATTGGAGGGTTTTCGCCAATCTTTGTCGGCTATATTCTTCAAAGTTATGATATGACGGTCGTCATGATCTACTTAGCCGCCTTATACTGCATTTCCCTTATCGTCATGTTGACTCTAAAAAAAGAGCCAAGTGAGGTTTTGCAACCCGTTGAAGTTAAAATAAATTAA